A region from the Pseudomonas sp. KU26590 genome encodes:
- a CDS encoding DMT family transporter: MPNHALRADLLMLLTALIWGTGFVAQTAGMDHIGPYLFSGLRFALGSLCLVPLILRNAKTARTPEPLLNRGMLRAGVIMGLALALGINLQQVGLLFTSVTNAGFITGLYVIVVPLLGLLLGHKTGLGTWLGCLLAVVGMCLLSIGDNFHVASGDWLQLIGAFVWGGHVVLVSLFASRHDPIRLAFLQFATCSVVSLLLAVLLEPIALNAIIDAGPALLYGGIVAVGVGYTLQVVAQKHAIASHAAIILSLEAVFAAIAGAWVLGEALQLRGYIGCALMLAGMLLAQLWPKKTLA, translated from the coding sequence ATGCCAAACCATGCCCTGCGAGCGGACTTGCTCATGCTCCTGACCGCATTGATCTGGGGCACTGGCTTCGTCGCCCAGACCGCCGGGATGGATCACATCGGCCCGTATCTGTTCTCGGGTCTGCGGTTCGCGCTGGGTTCGCTTTGCCTGGTGCCACTGATTCTGCGCAACGCCAAAACGGCACGCACACCGGAGCCCTTGCTCAATCGCGGCATGTTACGCGCTGGTGTCATCATGGGCCTGGCGCTGGCATTGGGCATCAACCTTCAACAGGTCGGCCTGCTGTTTACCAGCGTGACCAACGCCGGCTTCATCACCGGTCTGTACGTGATTGTCGTTCCGCTACTGGGTTTGCTGCTCGGGCATAAAACCGGGCTGGGCACCTGGCTGGGCTGCCTGCTGGCAGTGGTCGGCATGTGCCTGCTGAGTATTGGCGATAACTTTCACGTTGCCTCGGGGGATTGGCTGCAACTGATCGGCGCGTTCGTGTGGGGCGGACACGTGGTGTTGGTCAGTTTGTTTGCCAGCCGCCACGACCCGATCCGGCTGGCCTTTTTACAGTTCGCCACCTGTTCGGTGGTGAGTCTGCTGCTGGCAGTCCTCCTCGAACCGATTGCCCTCAATGCGATCATCGATGCGGGCCCTGCCCTGCTCTACGGCGGCATCGTCGCGGTCGGCGTGGGCTACACGCTGCAAGTGGTCGCGCAGAAACACGCCATTGCTTCCCATGCCGCCATCATCCTTTCGCTGGAGGCCGTGTTCGCCGCCATCGCCGGCGCCTGGGTTCTCGGCGAAGCCTTGCAACTGCGCGGTTATATCGGCTGCGCATTGATGCTGGCCGGGATGCTGCTGGCGCAGTTGTGGCCGAAGAAAACCCTCGCCTGA
- the recA gene encoding recombinase RecA: MDDNKKKALAAALGQIERQFGKGAVMRMGDHDRQAIPAISTGSLGLDIALGIGGLPKGRIVEIYGPESSGKTTLTLSVIAEAQKMGATCAFVDAEHALDPEYAGKLGVNVDDLLVSQPDTGEQALEITDMLVRSNAIDVIVVDSVAALVPKAEIEGEMGDMHVGLQARLMSQALRKITGNIKTANCLVIFINQIRMKIGVMFGSPETTTGGNALKFYASVRLDIRRTGAVKEGDEVVGSETRVKVVKNKVAPPFRQAEFQILYGKGIYRNGEIIDLGVLHGLLEKSGAWYSYQGSKIGQGKANSAKFLADNPEIGTTLEKLIREKLLTAAPDVKAQSSRVAADDVAEVEADADI, encoded by the coding sequence ATGGACGACAACAAGAAGAAAGCCTTGGCTGCGGCCTTGGGTCAGATCGAGCGTCAATTCGGCAAAGGTGCCGTAATGCGCATGGGTGACCATGACCGCCAGGCTATTCCTGCTATCTCCACCGGCTCGCTGGGTCTCGATATCGCACTCGGTATCGGTGGCCTGCCAAAAGGCCGGATCGTTGAAATCTACGGCCCGGAATCTTCGGGTAAAACCACCCTCACTCTGTCCGTGATCGCAGAAGCCCAGAAAATGGGTGCCACCTGCGCATTCGTCGACGCCGAGCACGCGCTCGATCCAGAGTACGCCGGCAAGCTGGGCGTCAACGTTGACGACCTGCTGGTCTCCCAGCCAGACACCGGCGAACAGGCCCTCGAAATCACCGACATGCTGGTGCGTTCGAACGCCATTGACGTCATCGTCGTCGACTCCGTGGCCGCTCTGGTACCAAAAGCTGAAATCGAAGGCGAAATGGGCGACATGCACGTCGGCCTGCAAGCCCGACTGATGTCCCAGGCGCTGCGTAAGATCACCGGTAACATCAAGACTGCCAACTGCCTCGTTATCTTCATCAACCAGATCCGTATGAAGATCGGTGTGATGTTCGGCAGCCCGGAAACCACCACCGGTGGTAACGCATTGAAGTTCTATGCGTCGGTCCGTCTGGACATCCGCCGTACGGGCGCGGTCAAGGAAGGCGACGAAGTCGTCGGTAGCGAAACCCGCGTCAAAGTCGTGAAGAACAAGGTGGCCCCGCCGTTCCGTCAGGCTGAGTTCCAGATTCTCTACGGCAAGGGCATCTACCGTAACGGCGAGATCATCGACCTCGGCGTGCTGCACGGTTTGCTGGAGAAATCCGGTGCCTGGTACAGCTATCAGGGCAGCAAGATCGGTCAAGGTAAAGCCAACTCCGCGAAGTTCCTGGCGGACAACCCGGAAATCGGCACCACCCTCGAGAAGCTGATTCGCGAGAAACTGCTGACCGCAGCGCCTGATGTGAAGGCCCAATCGTCCCGCGTTGCGGCAGACGATGTGGCTGAAGTCGAAGCTGACGCGGACATCTGA
- a CDS encoding LysR family transcriptional regulator: MRFTLRQLQVFVAVAQQESVSRAAVQLSLSQSAASTSITELERQSSCQLFDRAGKRLSLNATGRQLLPQAVALLDQAKEIEDLLNGKSGFGSLAVGATLTIGNYLATLLIGSFMQRHPESQVKLHVQNTANIVQQVAHYEIDLGLIEGDCSHPDIEVQTWVEDELVVFCAPQHPLAKKGRASLEELTREAWILREQGSGTRLTFDQAMRHHLNSLNVRLELEHTEAIKRAVESGLGIGCISRLALRDAFRRGSLVAIETPELDLVRQFYFIWHKQKYQTSAIREFLDLCRSFTAGVNRSDEIVLPSIA, encoded by the coding sequence ATGCGATTTACTCTCCGTCAGCTCCAGGTTTTTGTCGCCGTCGCCCAGCAGGAAAGCGTTTCCCGCGCGGCGGTGCAGCTCTCCTTGTCGCAATCTGCGGCGAGTACTTCCATCACCGAACTGGAACGCCAGTCCAGTTGCCAGCTGTTCGACCGCGCCGGTAAGCGGCTGAGCCTCAATGCGACCGGCCGGCAGCTGTTGCCCCAGGCCGTTGCGCTGCTCGATCAGGCCAAGGAGATCGAAGACCTGCTCAACGGCAAGTCCGGCTTCGGTTCGCTGGCGGTCGGCGCAACCCTCACTATCGGCAACTATCTCGCCACGCTGCTGATCGGCAGCTTCATGCAGCGCCACCCTGAAAGCCAGGTGAAGCTGCACGTGCAAAACACTGCAAACATCGTTCAGCAGGTCGCCCACTACGAGATCGATCTGGGCTTGATCGAAGGCGACTGCAGCCACCCTGACATCGAAGTGCAGACCTGGGTCGAGGATGAGCTGGTGGTGTTCTGCGCCCCTCAGCATCCGCTGGCCAAAAAGGGCCGGGCGTCGCTGGAGGAACTGACGCGAGAAGCGTGGATTTTGCGCGAGCAGGGTTCGGGGACGCGCCTGACCTTCGATCAGGCGATGCGTCATCACCTGAACAGCCTGAACGTGAGGCTGGAGCTGGAACACACCGAGGCGATCAAACGCGCTGTGGAGTCCGGGCTGGGGATCGGCTGCATCTCGCGTCTGGCCCTGCGTGACGCCTTTCGCCGGGGCAGTCTCGTGGCCATTGAAACACCGGAGCTGGATCTGGTGCGGCAGTTCTACTTCATCTGGCACAAGCAGAAATATCAGACGTCGGCTATCCGCGAATTCCTCGACCTCTGCCGCTCATTCACCGCCGGCGTAAACCGCAGCGATGAGATCGTGCTGCCGAGCATCGCCTGA
- the erdR gene encoding response regulator transcription factor ErdR yields MPYEILIADDHPLFRSALHQALSLGLGPDARLVEAESIADLEARLTEKSDWDLVLLDLNMPGAYGFSGLVLLRGQYPQVPVVMVSAQEEAAVVVKSREFGASGFIPKSSSLETIQKAVRTVLDGDVWWPPQVNESISVSPEARAASQGLASLTPQQFRVLTMVCEGLLNKQIAYELSVSEATIKAHVTAIFRKLNVRTRTQAALLLQQLESIPQS; encoded by the coding sequence ATGCCATACGAAATCCTGATTGCCGACGACCATCCCCTGTTTCGCAGCGCATTGCATCAGGCGTTGAGCCTGGGCCTGGGACCGGACGCAAGGTTGGTCGAGGCCGAGAGCATCGCTGATCTGGAAGCGCGACTGACCGAGAAGTCCGACTGGGATCTGGTCCTGCTGGACCTGAACATGCCCGGCGCTTATGGCTTTTCGGGGCTGGTGCTGTTGCGCGGTCAGTATCCGCAGGTGCCGGTGGTGATGGTGTCTGCCCAGGAAGAGGCGGCGGTCGTGGTCAAGTCCCGCGAATTCGGTGCCAGTGGTTTCATCCCTAAATCCAGTTCCCTGGAAACCATTCAGAAGGCTGTGCGAACGGTGCTGGATGGCGATGTCTGGTGGCCTCCCCAGGTCAACGAAAGCATCAGCGTGTCGCCGGAAGCCAGAGCCGCCAGCCAAGGGCTTGCCAGCCTGACGCCGCAGCAGTTTCGCGTATTGACGATGGTCTGCGAGGGGCTGCTGAACAAGCAGATCGCCTACGAGTTGAGCGTCTCGGAAGCGACGATCAAAGCCCATGTCACGGCGATCTTCCGTAAGCTCAACGTGCGCACCCGAACCCAGGCGGCGTTGCTGCTGCAACAATTGGAATCAATTCCGCAGAGCTGA
- the fpr gene encoding ferredoxin-NADP reductase yields the protein MSNMNHERVLSVHHWNDTLFSFKCTRDPGLRFENGQFVMIGLQQPNGRPLMRAYSIASPNWEEHLEFFSIKVPDGPLTSQLQHLKEGDEIIISKKPTGTLVLDDLKPGKHLYLLSTGTGLAPFMSVIQDPETYERFEKVILCHGVRYVNEVAYREFITEHLPQNEFFGEMLRDKLIYYPTVTREPFENEGRLTDLMRSGKLFSDIGLPPINPQDDRAMLCGSPSMLDETSEVLNSFGLTVSPRMREPGDYLIERAFVEK from the coding sequence ATGAGCAACATGAATCACGAGCGTGTCCTCAGCGTTCATCACTGGAACGACACCCTCTTCAGTTTCAAGTGCACCCGTGATCCTGGCCTGCGCTTCGAGAACGGTCAGTTCGTCATGATCGGTCTGCAGCAGCCAAACGGGCGCCCGCTCATGCGTGCCTACTCCATTGCCAGCCCGAACTGGGAAGAGCATCTGGAGTTCTTCAGCATCAAGGTGCCGGACGGCCCGCTGACCTCGCAGCTGCAGCATCTGAAGGAAGGCGACGAGATCATCATCAGCAAGAAGCCCACTGGCACGCTGGTGCTGGACGACCTCAAGCCAGGCAAGCATCTTTATTTGCTCAGCACCGGTACCGGTCTGGCGCCGTTCATGAGCGTGATTCAGGACCCTGAAACCTACGAGCGTTTCGAGAAGGTCATCCTCTGCCACGGCGTGCGTTACGTGAACGAAGTCGCTTACCGCGAGTTCATCACCGAGCATTTGCCGCAGAACGAGTTCTTCGGCGAGATGCTGCGCGACAAGCTGATTTACTACCCAACCGTGACCCGCGAGCCGTTCGAAAACGAAGGCCGTCTGACCGACCTGATGCGCAGTGGCAAGCTGTTCAGCGACATCGGTCTGCCGCCGATCAACCCGCAGGACGACCGCGCCATGCTGTGCGGCAGTCCGAGCATGCTCGACGAGACCAGCGAAGTGCTCAACAGCTTCGGCCTGACCGTTTCGCCACGCATGCGCGAGCCGGGTGATTACCTGATCGAGCGAGCATTCGTCGAAAAGTAA
- a CDS encoding DUF1456 family protein, with translation MMNNDVLRSIRYMLDINDAKVVDIIKLGGFDATKADVATYMKKDEEEGFVPCSDEVMAHFLDGLVFFKRGKDESRPPLPVELPITNNIVLKKLRVAFELKEDDMHAILKASEFPVSKPELSALFRKAGHTNYRVCGDQLLRNFLRGLTLRVRG, from the coding sequence ATGATGAACAACGATGTACTGCGCAGCATCCGTTACATGCTTGATATCAACGACGCCAAAGTGGTCGATATCATCAAGCTCGGCGGGTTCGACGCGACCAAGGCCGATGTCGCCACCTACATGAAGAAAGACGAAGAAGAAGGCTTCGTGCCGTGCAGCGACGAAGTCATGGCGCATTTCCTCGACGGCCTGGTGTTCTTCAAGCGTGGCAAGGACGAGAGCCGCCCGCCGCTGCCTGTCGAGCTGCCGATCACCAACAACATCGTCCTGAAAAAGCTGCGTGTGGCCTTCGAGCTGAAAGAAGACGACATGCACGCGATCCTCAAGGCCTCCGAGTTCCCGGTGTCCAAGCCTGAACTCAGCGCCCTGTTCCGCAAGGCGGGTCACACCAACTACCGCGTCTGCGGCGACCAGCTGCTGCGCAACTTCCTGCGCGGCCTGACCCTGCGCGTACGCGGCTAA
- the recX gene encoding recombination regulator RecX, with product MPAVLDTPVAVRRTAMDLLARREHGRVELTRKLRQRGAPPELIDAALDRLTEEGLLSESRYLESFVSYRARSGHGPLRIREELGQRGLLRPDIEQALRECGVDWWEKLEALWQRKFSGQLPRDARERGQQMRFLSYRGYPPELIGRLLSGKGNDD from the coding sequence ATGCCAGCTGTGCTCGATACGCCCGTCGCTGTAAGGCGTACCGCAATGGACCTGCTCGCGCGCCGCGAGCATGGTCGTGTCGAGCTGACGCGCAAACTGCGTCAGCGCGGCGCTCCCCCCGAATTGATTGACGCAGCGCTCGACCGTCTGACGGAAGAGGGTCTGCTGTCTGAATCCCGATACCTCGAAAGCTTTGTTTCCTACCGTGCCCGTTCTGGCCACGGCCCTTTGCGTATCCGCGAAGAGCTGGGCCAGCGGGGCTTGCTGCGTCCGGACATCGAACAGGCGCTGCGTGAGTGCGGCGTCGACTGGTGGGAAAAACTGGAAGCACTGTGGCAGCGCAAGTTCAGCGGCCAACTGCCCAGGGATGCCCGCGAACGTGGGCAGCAGATGCGCTTTCTGAGTTATCGCGGATACCCGCCAGAGCTGATTGGTCGTTTGCTGAGTGGCAAGGGCAACGACGATTGA
- a CDS encoding quorum-sensing-regulated virulence factor family protein: MLRLIAPTLTLLLVAPLCANAASKQDYELSQMLDKVAKESSVGTPRAINEDILDEGYTVEGKMLINHLSVQSGQAAQMRENPDDVRGQLGGSVCRNAGYRQLMAKGAILRYQFTEYKTNKLITTQEIKAADCAAKPPAHKK; this comes from the coding sequence ATGCTGCGCCTCATCGCCCCCACTCTCACGCTTTTGCTCGTCGCTCCACTGTGCGCCAACGCGGCGTCCAAGCAGGATTACGAACTGAGCCAGATGCTTGATAAAGTCGCGAAGGAAAGCAGTGTCGGCACGCCACGCGCCATCAACGAAGACATCCTCGACGAAGGCTACACCGTTGAAGGCAAGATGCTGATCAACCATTTGAGCGTGCAGTCTGGCCAGGCGGCCCAGATGCGCGAAAACCCGGACGATGTCCGCGGTCAGCTGGGCGGCAGCGTGTGCCGCAACGCCGGTTATCGTCAACTGATGGCCAAGGGCGCTATCCTGCGGTACCAGTTCACCGAATACAAAACCAACAAGCTCATCACGACTCAGGAAATCAAAGCGGCGGACTGCGCTGCCAAACCCCCTGCCCACAAGAAGTGA
- a CDS encoding LOG family protein: MPYVPSDALSQHFQSNGDDLTRKVEELLGSVAPDSPNLPLYRDMTLTVLRMAQDDLNRWNAKITLQALRELENAFRVLERFKGRRKVTVFGSARTPLEHPVYALARELGKQLAASDLMVITGAGGGIMAAAHEGAGLDHSLGFNITLPFEQHANATVDGTGNLLPFHFFFTRKLFFVKEADALVLCPGGFGTLDEALEVLTLIQTGKSPLVPIVLLDAPGGTFWEGALSFIKDELEANKYILPTDMNLMKLVYSADEAVAEINRFYSNFHSSRWLKNTFVIRMHHALSEQALNALQDRFADLRLSGEFQQYGHQDEYDEAQFSHLTRLAFAFSGRNHGRLRELVDCINLEENWAKPAQSRRAQGTEPAKSI; this comes from the coding sequence ATGCCTTACGTACCCAGTGATGCGTTGTCTCAGCATTTTCAGAGCAACGGAGACGACCTCACCCGCAAGGTCGAAGAACTCCTCGGTTCGGTCGCCCCGGACAGCCCCAATCTTCCGCTCTACCGCGACATGACCCTGACCGTCCTGCGCATGGCCCAGGACGACCTGAATCGCTGGAATGCCAAAATCACCCTGCAAGCGCTGCGCGAGCTGGAAAATGCCTTTCGGGTGCTCGAACGATTCAAAGGCCGTCGCAAGGTCACGGTGTTCGGCTCCGCTCGTACTCCCCTTGAACATCCTGTTTATGCGCTGGCCCGTGAATTGGGCAAGCAATTGGCAGCCTCCGACCTGATGGTCATCACCGGCGCCGGTGGCGGGATCATGGCCGCGGCACACGAAGGCGCGGGTCTGGATCACAGCCTGGGCTTCAACATCACCCTGCCGTTCGAGCAGCACGCCAATGCGACCGTGGATGGCACCGGCAATCTGCTGCCGTTCCACTTCTTCTTCACGCGTAAGCTGTTTTTCGTCAAAGAGGCTGACGCGCTGGTGCTCTGCCCGGGCGGGTTTGGCACGCTCGATGAGGCGCTGGAAGTGCTGACACTGATCCAGACCGGCAAAAGCCCGCTGGTTCCGATCGTGCTGCTGGATGCACCGGGCGGTACGTTCTGGGAAGGCGCGCTCAGTTTCATCAAGGACGAACTGGAGGCGAATAAATACATTCTGCCCACGGACATGAACCTGATGAAGCTGGTGTACAGCGCCGATGAGGCTGTCGCCGAGATCAACCGCTTCTACAGCAACTTCCACTCCAGCCGTTGGTTGAAGAACACCTTCGTCATTCGCATGCACCACGCCCTGAGCGAACAGGCGCTGAACGCCCTGCAGGACCGGTTCGCCGATCTGCGGTTAAGCGGCGAATTTCAGCAATACGGTCATCAGGACGAATATGACGAAGCGCAGTTCAGCCACCTCACGCGCCTGGCGTTCGCCTTCAGCGGCCGTAATCATGGCCGCTTGCGCGAACTGGTGGACTGCATAAACCTGGAGGAGAACTGGGCGAAACCTGCTCAATCTCGGCGGGCCCAAGGAACCGAGCCCGCAAAATCGATTTAA
- a CDS encoding diacylglycerol kinase yields the protein MTSPFKGQTGLKRILNASGYSLDGLTAAFKGEAAFRQLVLLNVVLIPLSFVFHVSRGERAVLIAVCLLALIVELLNSAIEAAIDRISLDRHPLSKNAKDMGSAAQFVALSMIAVVWGLILLG from the coding sequence ATGACGTCCCCATTCAAAGGCCAGACCGGCCTGAAACGTATCCTCAACGCGTCGGGCTATTCCCTGGACGGCCTGACCGCTGCATTCAAAGGCGAAGCGGCGTTCCGTCAACTGGTGCTGCTCAACGTCGTGTTGATCCCGCTGTCGTTCGTGTTTCACGTCAGCCGAGGCGAGCGCGCGGTCCTGATCGCGGTGTGCCTGTTGGCACTGATCGTCGAACTGCTGAACTCGGCCATCGAGGCCGCGATTGACCGGATTTCCCTCGACCGCCATCCGCTGTCGAAAAACGCCAAAGACATGGGCAGTGCCGCCCAGTTTGTGGCGCTGAGCATGATTGCCGTGGTCTGGGGGCTGATTCTGCTGGGCTGA
- a CDS encoding tRNA-uridine aminocarboxypropyltransferase, whose product MTQTVFHENSVARLRDEREEESSKPYLARGSRAPRCQYCRVIESHCLCRWRPKVEAQSGVCLIMTKKEVFKPSNTGWLIADVIQDNHAFVWSRTEVDEKLIALLTDPQWQPYLVFPGEYVAAERVTNTVTVNPNKRPLFVLIDATWTEARKIFRKSAYFDSIPILSLIPERLSRYKLRRSTRSEHLCTAEVAALCFDLAGDAEAASALSCYFDVFSQHYLGAKNQLPLDLLSDAHQELKGYIE is encoded by the coding sequence ATGACCCAGACTGTTTTTCACGAAAATTCTGTCGCACGTCTGAGAGATGAGCGGGAGGAGGAGAGCTCAAAACCTTACCTGGCTCGCGGATCACGTGCGCCAAGGTGCCAATACTGTCGAGTGATCGAAAGCCATTGCCTGTGCAGGTGGCGTCCCAAGGTCGAGGCCCAATCAGGGGTGTGCCTCATCATGACGAAAAAAGAGGTCTTCAAACCCAGCAATACGGGTTGGCTGATTGCAGACGTGATTCAGGATAACCATGCGTTTGTGTGGTCACGTACTGAGGTCGATGAAAAGCTGATTGCATTGCTCACGGATCCGCAGTGGCAACCCTATCTGGTGTTTCCGGGCGAATATGTAGCGGCCGAGCGCGTCACCAACACCGTGACGGTTAACCCGAACAAGAGGCCGCTGTTCGTGCTGATTGACGCTACATGGACTGAAGCAAGGAAGATCTTCCGTAAGAGTGCTTACTTTGACTCCATCCCCATTTTAAGCCTGATCCCCGAAAGGCTTTCACGGTATAAATTAAGACGCTCCACGCGCAGCGAGCATCTCTGTACCGCTGAAGTGGCCGCACTGTGTTTCGATCTGGCCGGCGATGCTGAAGCAGCTTCGGCGTTAAGCTGCTACTTCGATGTGTTCAGTCAGCACTATTTAGGTGCCAAGAATCAGTTGCCCCTCGACTTGCTAAGCGATGCCCATCAAGAGCTCAAGGGTTACATTGAATAG
- the tsaA gene encoding tRNA (N6-threonylcarbamoyladenosine(37)-N6)-methyltransferase TrmO gives MTQAYSVSPIGFMRSCFKEKFAIPRQPQLAPAARGVLELVAPFDQGDAVQGLEQVSHVWLLFLFHQALEDKPRLKVRPPRLGGNQSMGVFATRATHRPNGIGQSVVKLDRVEAGRLWLSGIDLLDGTPVLDVKPYVPYADVIADARNSMAAAAPELIPVQWAEAALTQAREHGLRLEEPLIELIEQCLAQDPRPAYQTPTPERRYGAQFWDLDVRWHYPQPGVICVLEVVPAAG, from the coding sequence ATGACCCAGGCCTACAGCGTCTCGCCGATCGGCTTCATGCGCTCGTGCTTCAAAGAGAAGTTCGCCATTCCCCGCCAACCCCAACTGGCGCCTGCCGCGCGGGGCGTGCTGGAGTTGGTCGCGCCCTTTGATCAGGGTGACGCCGTGCAGGGCCTGGAGCAGGTCAGCCATGTCTGGCTGCTGTTTCTGTTTCATCAGGCACTGGAGGACAAGCCGCGACTCAAGGTGCGCCCTCCTCGTCTGGGCGGCAATCAGTCGATGGGCGTGTTCGCCACGCGCGCGACCCATCGACCCAACGGCATCGGTCAATCGGTGGTCAAGCTGGACAGGGTCGAAGCCGGGCGCCTCTGGTTGTCGGGCATCGACCTGCTGGACGGCACACCGGTGCTGGACGTCAAACCCTACGTGCCTTATGCCGATGTGATCGCTGATGCGCGCAACAGCATGGCCGCCGCCGCGCCGGAGCTGATTCCGGTGCAGTGGGCCGAAGCGGCGCTGACTCAGGCTCGAGAACATGGGCTGCGCCTGGAAGAACCGCTGATCGAGCTGATCGAGCAGTGCCTGGCTCAAGACCCGCGACCGGCCTACCAGACACCCACGCCAGAACGTCGCTACGGCGCGCAGTTCTGGGACTTGGACGTGCGCTGGCACTATCCGCAGCCGGGCGTCATTTGTGTGCTGGAAGTGGTTCCCGCCGCCGGTTGA